One Rhinolophus sinicus isolate RSC01 linkage group LG06, ASM3656204v1, whole genome shotgun sequence DNA window includes the following coding sequences:
- the LOC109436936 gene encoding olfactory receptor 52H1 isoform X1, with protein sequence MAIYNLSGSNTDAFTLLGIPGLEQYHIWISIPFCFIYLVAIVGNSMLLYLIVVEHSLHAPMFVFLSMLAMTDLILSTTCVPKTLTILWFGPQKISFPGCLTQLFFLHYSFVLDSAILLAMAFDRYVAICLPLRYTTILTPRTIVKTAVGISFRSFCVIVPCVFLVNRLPFCRTHIIPHTYCEHIGVARLACADIAINIWYGFCVPIMTVIIDVILIAVSYTLILCAIFHLPSRDARKKALRTCGSHVCVILMFYIPAFFSILAHRFGQNVSHTFHIMFANLYVIIPPALNPIVYGVKTKQIQDKVILLLFPKGSQ encoded by the coding sequence ATGGCCATTTACAACCTGAGTGGCTCCAACACAGATGCCTTCACACTTTTGGGCATCCCTGGACTTGAGCAGTACCACATCTGGATCAGCATCCCCTTCTGCTTCATCTACCTTGTGGCCATTGTCGGTAATAGTATGCTTCTCTACCTTATTGTAGTGGAGCACAGTCTTCATGCACCCATGTTCGTTTTCCTTTCCATGCTGGCCATGACTGACCTCATATTATCTACCACATGTGTCCCTAAAACCCTTACTATCCTCTGGTTTGGTCCCCAGAAAATCAGTTTTCCTGGCTGCCTTACCCAATTATTCTTTTTACACTACAGCTTTGTCCTGGATTCAGCTATACTGCTGGCCATGGCATTTGATCGCTACGTGGCCATCTGCTTACCCTTGAGATACACCACTATTCTGACCCCCAGGACCATTGTCAAAACTGCTGTGGGAATTTCCTTCAGAAGTTTCTGTGTTATTGTTCCATGTGTTTTCCTTGTAAATCGTCTACCCTTTTGCAGGACACATATCATCCCTCATACATACTGTGAGCATATAGGTGTTGCTCGGCTTGCCTGTGCTGATATCGCCATCAATATATGGTATGGGTTTTGTGTTCCCATCATGACAGTCATTATAGATGTGATCCTAATTGCTGTCTCCTACACCCTCATCCTCTGTGCTATCTTTCACCTCCCCTCCCGAGATGCCCGAAAGAAGGCCCTTCGCACCTGTGGTTCCCATGTCTGTGTCATCCTCATGTTCTATATACCAGCATTCTTCTCCATTCTTGCACATCGCTTTGGGCAAAATGTCTCTCATACCTTTCACATTATGTTTGCCAACCTCTATGTAATCATCCCACCAGCACTCAACCCTATTGTCTATGGAGTAAAGACCAAGCAGATTCAGGACAAAGTCATTCTTCTGCTCTTTCCGAAGGGGTCCCAGTAA
- the OR52H1 gene encoding olfactory receptor 52H1 — protein MVIFNLSAYNPEPFTLVGIPGLEKFHVWIGIPFFIIYIVAVVGNCILLYLIIVEHSLHEPMFFFLSMLATTDLILSTAGVPKTLSIFWLGAREITFPGCLTQMFFLHYSFVLDSAILLAMAFDRYVAICSPLRYTTILTPKTIIKIVVGISFRSFCIILPDVFLLTRLPFCRTRIIPHTYCEHIGVARLACADISINIWYGFCVPIMTVISDVILIAVSYTLILCTVFHLPSRDARQKALGTCGSHVCVILMFYTPAFFSILAHRFGHNVSRTFHIMFANLYIVIPPALNPVVYGVKTKQIRDKVILLFSTKGTE, from the coding sequence ATGGTCATTTTCAACCTGAGCGCTTACAACCCAGAACCCTTCACTCTAGTGGGAATCCCAGGCCTGGAGAAATTCCATGTGTGGATTGGGATTCCCTTTTTTATCATCTATATTGTGGCTGTGGTGGGAAACTGCATCCTTCTCTACCTTATCATAGTGGAGCATAGCCTTCATGAACCcatgttcttctttctctccatgcTGGCCACAACTGACCTCATCCTGTCCACAGCCGGTGTTCCTAAAACACTCAGTATCTTTTGGCTTGGGGCTCGAGAAATCACATTTCCAGGGTGCCTTACCCAAATGTTCTTCCTCCACTATAGCTTTGTCCTGGATTCGGCCATCCTGCTGGCCATGGCATTTGATCGCTATGTGGCCATCTGTTCTCCCTTGAGATACACTACTATTTTGACCCCCAAGACCATCATCAAGATTGTTGTTGGCATCTCCTTTAGAAGCTTCTGCATTATTCTGCCAGATGTATTTTTGCTCACACGCCTGCCTTTCTGCAGGACACGCATCATACCCCACACATACTGTGAACATATAGGTGTTGCCCGGCTCGCCTGTGCTGACATCTCCATCAACATCTGGTATGGCTTTTGTGTTCCCATCATGACGGTCATCTCAGATGTGATTCTCATTGCAGTGTCTTACACTCTCattctctgtactgttttccaccTCCCCTCCCGAGATGCCCGCCAGAAGGCGCTTGGCACCTGTGGTTCCCATGTCTGTGTCATCCTCATGTTCTATACACCTGCCTTTTTCTCCATCCTTGCCCATCGCTTTGGACACAATGTCTCCCGCACTTTCCACATCATGTTTGCCAACCTCTATATAGTTATCCCACCTGCACTCAACCCCGTTGTCTATGGAGTGAAGACCAAGCAGATCAGAGATAAGGTCATACTTTTGTTTTCTACCAAGGGTACAGAATGA
- the LOC109436936 gene encoding olfactory receptor 52H1 isoform X2 → MAIYNLSGSNTDAFTLLGIPGLEQYHIWISIPFCFIYLVAIVGNSMLLYLIVVEHSLHAPMFVFLSMLAMTDLILSTTCVPKTLTILWFGPQKISFPGCLTQLFFLHYSFVLDSAILLAMAFDRYVAICLPLRYTTILTPRTIVKTAVGISFRSFCVIVPCVFLVNRLPFCRTHIIPHTYCEHIGVARLACADIAINIWYGFCVPIMTVIIDVILIAVSYTLILCAIFHLPSRDARKKALRTCGSHVCVILMFYIPAFFSILAHRFGQNVSHTFHIMFANLYVIIPPALNPIVYGVKTKQIQDKVILLYTMNKI, encoded by the exons ATGGCCATTTACAACCTGAGTGGCTCCAACACAGATGCCTTCACACTTTTGGGCATCCCTGGACTTGAGCAGTACCACATCTGGATCAGCATCCCCTTCTGCTTCATCTACCTTGTGGCCATTGTCGGTAATAGTATGCTTCTCTACCTTATTGTAGTGGAGCACAGTCTTCATGCACCCATGTTCGTTTTCCTTTCCATGCTGGCCATGACTGACCTCATATTATCTACCACATGTGTCCCTAAAACCCTTACTATCCTCTGGTTTGGTCCCCAGAAAATCAGTTTTCCTGGCTGCCTTACCCAATTATTCTTTTTACACTACAGCTTTGTCCTGGATTCAGCTATACTGCTGGCCATGGCATTTGATCGCTACGTGGCCATCTGCTTACCCTTGAGATACACCACTATTCTGACCCCCAGGACCATTGTCAAAACTGCTGTGGGAATTTCCTTCAGAAGTTTCTGTGTTATTGTTCCATGTGTTTTCCTTGTAAATCGTCTACCCTTTTGCAGGACACATATCATCCCTCATACATACTGTGAGCATATAGGTGTTGCTCGGCTTGCCTGTGCTGATATCGCCATCAATATATGGTATGGGTTTTGTGTTCCCATCATGACAGTCATTATAGATGTGATCCTAATTGCTGTCTCCTACACCCTCATCCTCTGTGCTATCTTTCACCTCCCCTCCCGAGATGCCCGAAAGAAGGCCCTTCGCACCTGTGGTTCCCATGTCTGTGTCATCCTCATGTTCTATATACCAGCATTCTTCTCCATTCTTGCACATCGCTTTGGGCAAAATGTCTCTCATACCTTTCACATTATGTTTGCCAACCTCTATGTAATCATCCCACCAGCACTCAACCCTATTGTCTATGGAGTAAAGACCAAGCAGATTCAGGACAAAGTCATTCTTCT ttataccATGAAtaagatctaa